The Daucus carota subsp. sativus chromosome 9, DH1 v3.0, whole genome shotgun sequence genome window below encodes:
- the LOC108202820 gene encoding uncharacterized protein LOC108202820 isoform X1, with product MHQLSDDGTNYDLSNQLLSAAQHRISISMPYTISSVKKNNDAGNNSDFLSRHNSNESSNLKNLDENDNPSHFQDQEFMELYLRVQAQKNEIISLRERIAGASVKDLQLLNEKYTLERKVADMRMTLDEKQNEIVSIAGEEIARRKGDLENNLNLIHELKETEAERYIFVSSIVALLAEYGISPRVINASTLSYNVKHLHDQLQLKIKTMQAKIGNLYSTVEKRKAVGNSAIRDIPGSSLLTNPYAPPSQSEFSFHNNPINERHMEPVFSMSRNAHNNNDSGQMTNSIPKDRMVSNSDREVAQISHNNFVDRRGNMTYEEKPDLSNPLHRNDTDVDYDYDSEEDGPGIEGFQIIGDAIPGSKLLGCGYPVRGTSLCMFQWVRHNQDGTRQFIEGATNPEYTITADDVDKLVAVECIPMNDQGHQGEIVRLFANDQNKITCDPEMQQEIDTYISEGEAVYNVQLLMEPSKDWEQTTLILQRTGFQIQINKTQDIMSDSFSVDFSINIPAGMTSQFNIGCSDGSSYSFNASSMRMRDIIVLTMRMFQNKALDEKRKGRS from the exons ATGCATCAACTTAGTGATGATGGGACAAACTATGATTTGTCGAACCAACTATTATCTGCCGCACAACATAGAATATCTATCTCAATGCCTTACACTATTAGCTCTGTGAAGAAGAACAATGATGCGGGTAACAACTCTGACTTTCTAAGCAG GCATAATTCTAATGAAAGTTCCAATTTGAAGAATTTAGACGAAAATGACAATCCTAGCCATTTCCAAGACCAGGAGTTTATG GAACTTTATTTACGGGTCCAAGCGCAAAAGAACGAAATAATTTCTCTTCGGGAGCGGATTGCTGGTGCCAGTGTTAAG GATTTGCAGTTATTGAATGAGAAGtatacactggaaagaaaagtTGCAGACATGCGAATG ACTCTAGATGAGAAGCAAAATGAGATTGTAAGCATTGCCGGTGAAGAAATAGCTCGCAGAAAAGGTGATCTGGAAAACAATCTaaatttaattcatgaattGAAG GAAACAGAAGCTGAGAGGTATATATTTGTGTCATCCATAGTTGCTCTATTAGCGGAGTATGGCATCTCGCCTCGTGTTATTAATGCTTCTACTCTTTCGTACAATGTAAAG CATCTACATGATCAGCTGCAGTTGAAGATTAAAACTATGCAA GCTAAAATCGGAAATTTATACTCCACAGTAGAGAAGCGTAAAGCTGTCGGTAATTCTGCCATCAGAGATATTCCTGGTTCTAGTCTGTTGACTAATCCATATGCACCGCCG AGTCAgagtgaattttctttccataaTAATCCTATCAATGAACGACATATGGAACCAGTTTTTAGTATGTCAAGAAATGCGCACAACAACAATGATTCTGGTCAAATGACAAATTCAATACCTAAAGATCGGATGGTATCAAACTCTGATAG GGAGGTTGCACAAATCAGTCACAACAATTTTGTTGACAGAAGAGGAAATATGACATACGAAGAGAAGCCTGACCTCTCTAATCCTCTCCACAGGAATGATACTGATGTTGATTATGATTATGATTCAGAAG AAGACGGACCTGGTATAGAAGGATTTcaaattattggagatgctataCCAGGAAGTAAACTTTTAGGATGTGGTTATCCTGTGCGCGGAACTTCTCTCTGCATGTTTCAG TGGGTTCGCCATAATCAAGATGGCACTCGACAATTCATTGAAG GAGCCACCAATCCAGAATATACTATTACAGCTGATGATGTTGATAAACTTGTTGCTGTTGAGTGCATACCAATGAATGACCAAGGTCATCAG GGTGAAATAGTCAGGCTTTTTGCAAACGATCAAAACAAAATCACATGTG ACCCAGAGATGCAGCAGGAGATTGACACATATATATCTGAAGGCGAAGCTGTATATAATGTGCAGTTATTG ATGGAACCGTCAAAAGACTGGGAGCAGACAACCCTCATTTTGCAAAGAACAGGTTTCCAGATACAGATCAATAAAACACAGGACATAATGTCTGATAGTTTCTCGGTTGACTTTTCG ATTAATATTCCGGCTGGGATGACATCACAATTTAACATAGGGTGTTCAGATGGCTCTTCCTACTCTTTTAATGCCAGCAGTATGCG
- the LOC108202820 gene encoding uncharacterized protein LOC108202820 isoform X2, whose product MHQLSDDGTNYDLSNQLLSAAQHRISISMPYTISSVKKNNDAGNNSDFLSRHNSNESSNLKNLDENDNPSHFQDQEFMELYLRVQAQKNEIISLRERIAGASVKDLQLLNEKYTLERKVADMRMTLDEKQNEIVSIAGEEIARRKGDLENNLNLIHELKETEAERYIFVSSIVALLAEYGISPRVINASTLSYNVKHLHDQLQLKIKTMQAKIGNLYSTVEKRKAVGNSAIRDIPGSSLLTNPYAPPSQSEFSFHNNPINERHMEPVFSMSRNAHNNNDSGQMTNSIPKDRMVSNSDREVAQISHNNFVDRRGNMTYEEKPDLSNPLHRNDTDVDYDYDSEDGPGIEGFQIIGDAIPGSKLLGCGYPVRGTSLCMFQWVRHNQDGTRQFIEGATNPEYTITADDVDKLVAVECIPMNDQGHQGEIVRLFANDQNKITCDPEMQQEIDTYISEGEAVYNVQLLMEPSKDWEQTTLILQRTGFQIQINKTQDIMSDSFSVDFSINIPAGMTSQFNIGCSDGSSYSFNASSMRMRDIIVLTMRMFQNKALDEKRKGRS is encoded by the exons ATGCATCAACTTAGTGATGATGGGACAAACTATGATTTGTCGAACCAACTATTATCTGCCGCACAACATAGAATATCTATCTCAATGCCTTACACTATTAGCTCTGTGAAGAAGAACAATGATGCGGGTAACAACTCTGACTTTCTAAGCAG GCATAATTCTAATGAAAGTTCCAATTTGAAGAATTTAGACGAAAATGACAATCCTAGCCATTTCCAAGACCAGGAGTTTATG GAACTTTATTTACGGGTCCAAGCGCAAAAGAACGAAATAATTTCTCTTCGGGAGCGGATTGCTGGTGCCAGTGTTAAG GATTTGCAGTTATTGAATGAGAAGtatacactggaaagaaaagtTGCAGACATGCGAATG ACTCTAGATGAGAAGCAAAATGAGATTGTAAGCATTGCCGGTGAAGAAATAGCTCGCAGAAAAGGTGATCTGGAAAACAATCTaaatttaattcatgaattGAAG GAAACAGAAGCTGAGAGGTATATATTTGTGTCATCCATAGTTGCTCTATTAGCGGAGTATGGCATCTCGCCTCGTGTTATTAATGCTTCTACTCTTTCGTACAATGTAAAG CATCTACATGATCAGCTGCAGTTGAAGATTAAAACTATGCAA GCTAAAATCGGAAATTTATACTCCACAGTAGAGAAGCGTAAAGCTGTCGGTAATTCTGCCATCAGAGATATTCCTGGTTCTAGTCTGTTGACTAATCCATATGCACCGCCG AGTCAgagtgaattttctttccataaTAATCCTATCAATGAACGACATATGGAACCAGTTTTTAGTATGTCAAGAAATGCGCACAACAACAATGATTCTGGTCAAATGACAAATTCAATACCTAAAGATCGGATGGTATCAAACTCTGATAG GGAGGTTGCACAAATCAGTCACAACAATTTTGTTGACAGAAGAGGAAATATGACATACGAAGAGAAGCCTGACCTCTCTAATCCTCTCCACAGGAATGATACTGATGTTGATTATGATTATGATTCAGAAG ACGGACCTGGTATAGAAGGATTTcaaattattggagatgctataCCAGGAAGTAAACTTTTAGGATGTGGTTATCCTGTGCGCGGAACTTCTCTCTGCATGTTTCAG TGGGTTCGCCATAATCAAGATGGCACTCGACAATTCATTGAAG GAGCCACCAATCCAGAATATACTATTACAGCTGATGATGTTGATAAACTTGTTGCTGTTGAGTGCATACCAATGAATGACCAAGGTCATCAG GGTGAAATAGTCAGGCTTTTTGCAAACGATCAAAACAAAATCACATGTG ACCCAGAGATGCAGCAGGAGATTGACACATATATATCTGAAGGCGAAGCTGTATATAATGTGCAGTTATTG ATGGAACCGTCAAAAGACTGGGAGCAGACAACCCTCATTTTGCAAAGAACAGGTTTCCAGATACAGATCAATAAAACACAGGACATAATGTCTGATAGTTTCTCGGTTGACTTTTCG ATTAATATTCCGGCTGGGATGACATCACAATTTAACATAGGGTGTTCAGATGGCTCTTCCTACTCTTTTAATGCCAGCAGTATGCG
- the LOC108202820 gene encoding uncharacterized protein LOC108202820 isoform X3 yields MHQLSDDGTNYDLSNQLLSAAQHRISISMPYTISSVKKNNDAGNNSDFLSRHNSNESSNLKNLDENDNPSHFQDQEFMELYLRVQAQKNEIISLRERIAGASVKDLQLLNEKYTLERKVADMRMTLDEKQNEIVSIAGEEIARRKGDLENNLNLIHELKETEAERYIFVSSIVALLAEYGISPRVINASTLSYNVKHLHDQLQLKIKTMQAKIGNLYSTVEKRKAVGNSAIRDIPGSSLLTNPYAPPSQSEFSFHNNPINERHMEPVFSMSRNAHNNNDSGQMTNSIPKDRMVSNSDREVAQISHNNFVDRRGNMTYEEKPDLSNPLHRNDTDVDYDYDSEEDGPGIEGFQIIGDAIPGSKLLGCGYPVRGTSLCMFQWVRHNQDGTRQFIEGATNPEYTITADDVDKLVAVECIPMNDQGHQGEIVRLFANDQNKITCDPEMQQEIDTYISEGEAVYNVQLLMEPSKDWEQTTLILQRTGFQIQINKTQDIMSDSFSVDFSINIPAGMTSQFNIGCSDGSSYSFNASSMRLWMRSAKGDLKFCFLSLIY; encoded by the exons ATGCATCAACTTAGTGATGATGGGACAAACTATGATTTGTCGAACCAACTATTATCTGCCGCACAACATAGAATATCTATCTCAATGCCTTACACTATTAGCTCTGTGAAGAAGAACAATGATGCGGGTAACAACTCTGACTTTCTAAGCAG GCATAATTCTAATGAAAGTTCCAATTTGAAGAATTTAGACGAAAATGACAATCCTAGCCATTTCCAAGACCAGGAGTTTATG GAACTTTATTTACGGGTCCAAGCGCAAAAGAACGAAATAATTTCTCTTCGGGAGCGGATTGCTGGTGCCAGTGTTAAG GATTTGCAGTTATTGAATGAGAAGtatacactggaaagaaaagtTGCAGACATGCGAATG ACTCTAGATGAGAAGCAAAATGAGATTGTAAGCATTGCCGGTGAAGAAATAGCTCGCAGAAAAGGTGATCTGGAAAACAATCTaaatttaattcatgaattGAAG GAAACAGAAGCTGAGAGGTATATATTTGTGTCATCCATAGTTGCTCTATTAGCGGAGTATGGCATCTCGCCTCGTGTTATTAATGCTTCTACTCTTTCGTACAATGTAAAG CATCTACATGATCAGCTGCAGTTGAAGATTAAAACTATGCAA GCTAAAATCGGAAATTTATACTCCACAGTAGAGAAGCGTAAAGCTGTCGGTAATTCTGCCATCAGAGATATTCCTGGTTCTAGTCTGTTGACTAATCCATATGCACCGCCG AGTCAgagtgaattttctttccataaTAATCCTATCAATGAACGACATATGGAACCAGTTTTTAGTATGTCAAGAAATGCGCACAACAACAATGATTCTGGTCAAATGACAAATTCAATACCTAAAGATCGGATGGTATCAAACTCTGATAG GGAGGTTGCACAAATCAGTCACAACAATTTTGTTGACAGAAGAGGAAATATGACATACGAAGAGAAGCCTGACCTCTCTAATCCTCTCCACAGGAATGATACTGATGTTGATTATGATTATGATTCAGAAG AAGACGGACCTGGTATAGAAGGATTTcaaattattggagatgctataCCAGGAAGTAAACTTTTAGGATGTGGTTATCCTGTGCGCGGAACTTCTCTCTGCATGTTTCAG TGGGTTCGCCATAATCAAGATGGCACTCGACAATTCATTGAAG GAGCCACCAATCCAGAATATACTATTACAGCTGATGATGTTGATAAACTTGTTGCTGTTGAGTGCATACCAATGAATGACCAAGGTCATCAG GGTGAAATAGTCAGGCTTTTTGCAAACGATCAAAACAAAATCACATGTG ACCCAGAGATGCAGCAGGAGATTGACACATATATATCTGAAGGCGAAGCTGTATATAATGTGCAGTTATTG ATGGAACCGTCAAAAGACTGGGAGCAGACAACCCTCATTTTGCAAAGAACAGGTTTCCAGATACAGATCAATAAAACACAGGACATAATGTCTGATAGTTTCTCGGTTGACTTTTCG ATTAATATTCCGGCTGGGATGACATCACAATTTAACATAGGGTGTTCAGATGGCTCTTCCTACTCTTTTAATGCCAGCAGTATGCG